A window of the Lactuca sativa cultivar Salinas chromosome 5, Lsat_Salinas_v11, whole genome shotgun sequence genome harbors these coding sequences:
- the LOC111912178 gene encoding pentatricopeptide repeat-containing protein At5g61400: MNLIHGRNHLACATMKISAIKANFSCSRNPPLFSSAASFSSFQSNLADKIINSKSASETLQLYYSASKNIDATKNLKLHSATIHFLTNARLYLKARCLMKDLIETLHRSCPPNRVCSLLYHALDQPELSKPKTKVFGVLIIALTELGFVDEAYWVLKKTDELPAVHVCNRILDGFLKTGRYNSMWEAYKNITSHDMPPNVVTYGILIDACCHQGDIKKARKLFDEMLERGMNPTVVIYTTFIRGLCCEGRISEAESMFAEMNKAGVAPDLYTYNALIDGHCKMANVSKALDFYKEILITGLIPNFVTFGILIDMFRKVGSMLSAQSCFSQMIKFGEIPNSHIYNCLIDGYCKEGNLSAALNLLSEMETLGITNDVYTYCILINGHCNMGRLQEANLLLKEMTKKGVVANSAVYNALINGYSKKGNMEKALELCGEMMSNGVEINIITYSTLINGYCKVKNMECAMGLYTEMMIKGLVPDVVIYTALIDGHFKDCNTKSALKIYKEMMESGLTPNVFTLTCLIDGLCKDGLTNDAIKIFLENENCHPNNVLYTSLIIGLCNDGKVFKAGKFFRDMKQIGLKADVDVYAVITEWHFKMKHMYGVMMLHGDMVKIGVIPNDVIYGVFARGYRENGDYKSAFKCSDDLLELGVQCESL; the protein is encoded by the coding sequence ATGAATCTGATTCATGGAAGAAATCACCTTGCCTGCGCGACGATGAAGATTTCCGCCATTAAAGCCAATTTCTCATGCTCCAGAAATCCTCCTCTCTTCTCTTCAGCTGCCTCATTTTCATCCTTTCAGTCGAACCTCGCAGATAAAATCATAAACTCCAAATCCGCAAGTGAAACGCTTCAGTTGTATTATTCAGCTTCCAAGAACATCGATGCCACTAAGAATTTAAAACTGCATTCAGCGACTATTCATTTCTTGACCAATGCAAGGTTATACTTGAAGGCCAGGTGTTTGATGAAAGACCTCATCGAAACTCTACACAGATCTTGCCCTCCTAACAGAGTATGTTCTTTGCTCTACCATGCCCTTGATCAACCCGAACTCAGCAAGCCCAAAACCAAAGTGTTTGGAGTGTTAATCATAGCTTTAACCGAACTGGGATTTGTGGATGAGGCGTATTGGGTGCTCAAGAAAACAGATGAGTTGCCTGCTGTTCATGTTTGCAACAGGATTTTAGATGGGTTTCTGAAAACTGGGAGGTATAATTCAATGTGGGAGGCTTACAAAAACATTACTTCTCATGACATGCCACCAAATGTTGTCACGTATGGGATTTTAATCGATGCATGTTGTCACCAAGGAGATATCAAAAAAGCCCGGaagctgtttgatgaaatgcttgaAAGAGGTATGAACCCGACTGTTGTCATTTACACAACTTTTATACGTGGGCTATGTTGTGAAGGTAGAATATCAGAAGCCGAAAGCATGTTTGCAGAAATGAACAAAGCTGGAGTGGCTCCAGATTTATACACTTACAATGCTCTAATAGATGGCCATTGTAAGATGGCAAATGTTAGTAAAGCTCTTGACTTTTACAAAGAGATCTTGATCACTGGTTTGATCCCAAATTTTGTCACATTTGGTATCCTAATCGACATGTTTCGCAAAGTGGGTAGCATGTTATCTGCCCAAAGTTGTTTCAGTCAAATGATTAAGTTTGGTGAGATACCTAATTCACACAtttataattgtttaattgaTGGATATTGTAAAGAAGGAAATCTTTCTGCAGCCCTTAATTTGTTATCCGAAATGGAAACCTTGGGTATAACAAATGATGTTTACACTTACTGTATACTTATAAATGGCCATTGCAATATGGGTAGATTACAAGAAGCAAATCTTTTGCTAAAAGAAATGACTAAAAAGGGAGTCGTTGCTAATTCAGCAGTTTACAATGCATTAATCAATGGGTACTCAAAGAAAGGAAACATGGAGAAAGCTCTTGAGTTGTGTGGTGAAATGATGAGTAATGGTGTTGAGATTAATATCATTACTTACTCTACATTAATAAACGGTTATTGTAAGGTAAAGAACATGGAATGTGCAATGGGTTTATACACAGAAATGATGATCAAAGGTCTTGTGCCTGATGTTGTGATTTACACTGCTTTAATTGATGGACATTTTAAAGATTGCAATACAAAATCGGCTTTAAAGATCTACAAGGAGATGATGGAGTCAGGATTAACCCCTAATGTTTTCACTCTTACTTGTTTGATTGATGGATTATGCAAAGATGGTTTAACTAATGATGCAATcaagattttcttggaaaatgagAATTGTCACCCGAATAATGTTCTTTACACATCATTGATTATAGGACTTTGCAATGATGGGAAAGTGTTCAAAGCTGGTAAGTTTTTCAGAGACATGAAACAGATTGGTTTGAAGGCAGATGTGGATGTTTATGCAGTGATTACAGAGTGGCATTTTAAGATGAAACATATGTATGGTGTGATGATGTTACATGGAGACATGGTTAAGATTGGTGTGATCCCAAATGATGTGATTTATGGTGTGTTTGCTAGGGGTTATAGAGAAAATGGGGATTATAAATCAGCATTCAAGTGTTC